The Humulus lupulus chromosome 3, drHumLupu1.1, whole genome shotgun sequence genome window below encodes:
- the LOC133822962 gene encoding uncharacterized protein LOC133822962, which produces MVNFQMDELLRNQIFAIHAIAAAGSVTLGNALTYPLDTAKVIIQVGSSSGKPLTTTRALDRIKYLSGYSGLYNGFGWLALGRSLGIGARFGTYEIMAAYFKDGRQYNYLSLSEAFRSGMVAGVAESVVSTPFELMKLRAQVTSASRSSNYSSVRKRRVVAPLIEKLLRGYTPDKKALNYSVDLLSTLRNKHTNMTGALQAYPWMMTGSGSPPSVTNVRRLPDIISLEGWSSLWRGLRPGLVRDSVYGGIFFTTWEFLHQAMVDWKAVGMNPVPSMGEDIPLSPFAVSFAAGLSGSVAATASHCFDTAKCRSLCTVLPKFVSLERKFLKWKRPGSRFEKWTGIHPADRKVLFSGIGLRMARCGISSFVLVGSYFLIVDQLVSRGNRLT; this is translated from the exons atggttaattttcagaTGGATGAATTATTGAGGAATCAAATCTTTGCTATCCATGCAATTGCTGCTGCAGGGTCAGTGACATTAGGCAATGCTCTAACTTACCCTCTTGATACTGCCAAAGTCATTATTCAG GTTGGTTCTAGTTCTGGTAAACCATTGACGACCACTCGGGCTTTAGACAGGATCAAATATTTATCTGGCTATTCAG GTTTGTATAATGGTTTTGGTTGGTTAGCATTGGGAAGAAGTTTAGGAATTGGAGCTCGCTTTGGAACCTATGAAATCATGGCCGCTTATTTTAAAg ATGGTCGACAATACAATTATTTATCTTTATCTGAGGCCTTTAGGTCGGGAATGGTAGCTGGAGTAGCTGAATCAGTTGTAAGCACTCCTTTTGAGCTCATGAAACTTCGTGCACAGGTGACTTCAGCTTCTCGTTCTTCAAACTATTCCTCTGTGAGAAAAAGGCGAGTCGTTGCACCACTTATTGAAAAATTACTACGTGGATATACCCCAGACAAAAAGGCATTAAACTATTCCGTTGATCTCTTATCAACACTGAGAAACAAACATACAAACATGACGGGTGCTTTGCAAGCCTATCCATGGATGATGACCGGGTCTGGGAGTCCACCATCAGTCACCAATGTTAGGAGACTACCTGATATTATATCTTTGGAAGGATGGAGTTCCTTATGGAGAGGTCTAAGGCCAGGTCTAGTTCGGGATTCTGTTTATGGTGGCATCTTCTTTACGACTTGGGAATTCCTACACCAAGCAATGGTTGACTGGAAGGCAGTTGGAATGAATCCAGTACCCAG TATGGGTGAAGACATTCCACTTTCTCCTTTTGCTGTTAGCTTTGCAGCTGGATTATCTGGCTCAGTTGCTGCTACTGCTTCACATTGTTTTGACACTGCCAAGTGCCGGTCCTTATGTACTGTGTTACCTAAG TTTGTGTCCTTGGAAAGGAAGTTTCTGAAATGGAAACGACCTGGGAGTAGGTTTGAGAAATGGACAGGGATTCACCCTGCAGATAGGAAAGTCCTGTTCAGTGGCATTGGATTGCGGATGGCTCGATGTGGAATTTCGTCCTTTGTGCTCGTTGGAAGTTATTTTTTGATCGTTGATCAACTGGTCTCGAGAGGAAATAGATTGACATAA
- the LOC133824666 gene encoding uncharacterized protein LOC133824666: MPRHSKRLREPREVEVHLDGDQLKASMKDSPPPKNVNASKEPGVHKDEREASSPAVPPDENHLRTVVAPMRDAGDFPPPRTPQVPNSGRQDLGPSTRRPDKNPRVHSREHPGKAKQLQGPEQKNNANPHNDTEVTSREAPPDLREKVNRRRSEVRTTPPVAPSKGREKGKVDPTDLRDSLNRR, encoded by the exons ATGCCGAGACATTCTAAGCGGTTGAGAGAACCACGGGAGGTTGAGGTACACCTcgatggagatcagctgaaggcctccatgaaggattcTCCGCCACCCAAAAATGTGAATGCATCAAAGGAGCCTGGGGTTCAcaaagatgaaagggaggcctcatccccggcCGTCCCACCTGATGAGAATCATCTGAGGACAGTAGTTGCCCCCATGAGAGATGCTGGCGATTTCCCGCCCCCAAGGACACCACAGGTGCCGAACTCTGGCCGGCAAGATCTGGGCCCGTCGACGCGCAGGCCTGACAAGAATCCTCGAgtccattct CGTGAACACCCTGGGAAGGCGAAGCAGCTCCAGgggccagagcagaagaacaacgctaACCCTCACAATGACACCGAAGTCACCTCTAGGGAGGCGccacctgacctaagagaaaaggTCAATAGAAGGAGGTCTGAAGTAAGGACAACACCTCCTGTGGCCCCTTCGAAGGGTAGAGAAAAGGGAAAGGTCGACCCTACAGatttgagggactccttgaataggagGTGA